GTGACCAACCAGGGCCGCATGTATTTCTACGACGACGCCCGCAAGGATTTCGTGAAAGAAGACATGTACACCGTAGTGGACGCCAGGGCCGGATACCGGTTCCAGGACTGGGATTTCTACGCCTACGTCAGAAACCTCACCGACGAGGAGTATGTCACCAATTTCATCGCCAACAATGTGCTGAGCCTCACCAATTTCGGCGAACCGCGCACCTTCGGCGTAGGCGTGATCTATCACTTCTGACGTAGAGCCGGCCAGAACCGCACAGACAGATGCCGTAACACGTTTCACACCTCCCTATTAAGAATGACAGACTGAAAAAGAACAGCTGCAGCCTGGAAAAATGAAAGGCCCTCTTCAGAGGGCCTTTCATTTTACAAACTCATTTCAAAACCATCCCTGCACTGGGATAATTGTTCTATTTTACCGCAACGACAACATCTCAAAAAATCTATCCCCTTATTTGTGTTCGCCTCTCTTACCAAGATAAACAGCGTACGCGAAAGCTCCTGCACAAATAAAAGCGGTTGCGATCCATGCAATGGTCATAAAAACCTCCTTGAGATATAGACACTACCAACCAGAGCGCCTACACCGATCGCGATGGCCCAAAGATTGTTTTGATAGAGTCCTATCAGAATTGATCCTGCACTAACTTTTTCCAGCCAATCTGCGATTCTCCAGCCCTCTTAGCCACCAAACATCATCCTGTCCATGTACTCCGGCACAGGCCAGAAAGCGGTACCCTCCAACAGATTCCCGAACCGGATAATTTTTCCCGATTCGGGTGGACGGGGGCCTGGAAAATCGGTTTCGGATTTTCTAGGCCCTTTCACACATAATGAGGAAGATAGTCATGAAAAAGACTCTGCTCGCTCTGACCCTGACACTTTTCACGGCCGCCGCGGCCCAGGCCCATTCGCTGTGGATCAACGCTTTCGAGTCCCATGCCCACACACCGCCCCATGTCATGGTCTCTCTGGGCTGGGGGCATGCGCTGCCCATGGACGACATTCTGAATTCTCCCAACGGACGCGTGGAGCTGGACCGCTTCGAGCTCATCGATCCGGCGCAGGGCAAGACAGTTCTGCTCCTCCCCACGGCCCAGGAAGCCAAACCATCCGGCACGGCCAGAGACTTCGACGTGTTTCCCGGCGATCTGGCCGCGCAGAAAGTCGCCTTCAAGGCGGACAGCGCGCCCGGCGTGTACCAGTTCAGCGCCACGACCAAACCCACCTTCTACACCCAGTATGTGGACACCAAGGGCAAGGAGCGCATGCAGCTCAAGCCCCGCGATGAGGTCAAGGACCTGGACAAGACGCTCATGTCCGTCAAATTCCAGGCCTTCGCCAAATCCTACACCACCGTGGGCAAATGGACCCGGCCCGAGCCGCTGGGACACGGCCTGGAAATCATTCCGCGCACGGATCTGAGTGACCTGCGCGCGGGCGATCTGGTGGAGGTGGACGTGCTCTTCTACGGCAAGCCCCTGACGGCCACGGCCAAGAGCATCGAATATATCACCGCCCACAGCGCTGGCTTCGGCCAGAGCGACGGCTTCGCCCTCTTTTCCTACATCATGGATGGCAAGGCTCAGTTCAGGGTGCAGAACGCCGGCCAGTGGATGATCAGCGTCAATCACAAGGACGACGTCACCCCCGACGGCCCGCTGAAAGATCTGATGGGCAAGGCCGATCAGGTGTATCATGCGGCCAGCCTGACCTTCACCGTAAAGTGATCTACCGGCCCGGAAGACGGACGCGCTCCCAAGGGTGCGTCCGTTTCTATGGCAGCCGGGCCGTTTTCCCGCTGCGGGCATATTTTTTCCCGCTGCGGGCAGACAGCGGACAGCAATTTCCTGAAGTATCCGCTCCACGGAGCCAGAAAAATCTCTTCCACGACGAGGGCACAATGAGCACATCACACACTGTTTCCGGCCGGGATTACGGCCGTCTCTTCGACATGATCTCCGCCCCCATCAAGACCCGGCTGCTCCAGAGCGGCCTGGACCTGGGCGTTTTCGATCGTCTGAAAGCCTGGGTCACAGCTTCGGAAGCGGCAAAACACATCGGTATCCATCCGAAAAACGCGGTCCCGTACCTGGATGCCCTGACCTGCATCGGCCTGCTGGAGAAGCAGGACGGCCGCTACCGCAACGCGCCCGAAGCCGAGTCCTTCCTGCGCGCGGACAGCCCCGCCTTTCTGGGGCCGCTGCTGGCCCAAGTTTCCGCCATGTGCGTGGCTCCGCTGGACGACCTGACCGGTCTGCTGCGAAACGGCCCGCAGGAGGAACCCCAGGCCTTTGGCGACGAAAACCTCTGGCCAGCGTTCACGCGCGACGGCGCGGGCTGGGTCAGGGCGGGCGTGGGCGAACAGATGGCCGCCGTGCTGGCCGCCCTGCCCGAGTTTCCGGCCATGCGGAAAATGCTCGATCTGGGCGGCGGCCACGGGCTCTTCGCCCAGGCATTCGTACGCGCGCACCCGTCCATGACCGCCATCGTCTTCGACCGCGCGCCGGTGCTGGCCGTGGCCGAAGAGTTCATCCGCGAAAACGGCATGCAGGACAGAGTTTCCGTGCTGGCCGGAGATTATCTGACTGGCGGCGTCGGCTCTGGTTACGACCTGGTCTGGGCCTGCTCCACTCTCAATTTCGCCCGTCACGATCTGGACGCTCTGAGCGCCAAAATCCACGCCGCCCTGAATCCCGGCGGGCTGTTCGTGAGCTTCCAGGACGGCCTGACCCATGAACGTACGCAGCCGGAAACGCTGCTGCCCAGACTGGGCGTCGTGCTCGCCACAGGCCAGGACATGTATTTCGATCAGGGAGAAATCGCGCGGAGCATGCTCGGCGCGGGCTTTATATCCGTGCATTCGCGGACCATCGCCACGCCCATGGGCGAGCTGGATCTGGACATCGCCCGCAAAGGCTGGGAGATTCGAAAATGAAAACCGCTCTCGGGATGCTGGGGCTTGGCCTCTTGCTGCTGTTCCACCCTACGGCCCTTCCGGCTCAGGAGCTCTCGGGCCGGGAGATCATGACCCTGGTGTACGACCGTGCCGACGGAGAAGACCGCACCGCCACCATCACCATGACCCTCGTCAACAGACGCGGCAGCCAGCGCGTGCGCACGGTACAGAGCTTTTCCAAGGATTACGGACCGGACAGGAAATCGGTCATGGTCTTTCAGGAGCCCGCCGACGTGCGCGGCACGGCCTATCTGGCCTGGGACTACGAAGACGCCGGCCGCGAAGACGACAAGTGGCTGTATATACCAAGCATCCGCAAGGCGCGGCGTATCAGCGGGGCCTCGCGCAACGAGTATTTCATGGGCACGGACTTCACCTACGACGACATGGGCCGCCGCGCCGTGGACGAGGACACGCACACCCTCCTCGGCGAGGAAACCGTGCTGGAACACCCGTGCTGGAAGATAGAGTCCGTCCCCGTGAACAAGGACGACCTGTACACGCGCAAGGTGCTCTGGGTCAGCCAACGGGCACATCTGGTCATGCAGGGCGAATACTATGACAGGGACGGCCTGATCAAAACGTACAAGGCCCTCGACGTACGCGAGCAGGACGGCTTCTGGACGCTCATGCGCTCGGAAATGGACAACGTGTCCCGTGAGCACAAAACCGTCATGGAGTCGGCCGAGGTGCGCTACGACTCCGGCCTGGAGGACAGCCTGTTCCAGGTTTCCACCATCGAACGGGGACGCGTCCGGTAGCCGCCATGCGCGCGTTCATTCTGTCCTCGCTTCTCCTGTTCGTTCTGGGCTCGCTCCCGGCCGGGGCGGAGGATCGTCCCTGGACGGATCGCCTGCGGTTATCCGGACTGGCCGAGACTATCCAGTCTTTCCGGCTGAGCGACACCTCCGACCAGGTCACGTCCCGGCTGCACGCCCGCCTGGAGCTGGGCGCGGATCTGGATCTTGCCTACGTCTTCGTATCCGCCGACGCGGAAAAAAACTGGAAGATTCCCTCGGAAACCGGAACCTCGATCCACGAGGCCTGGGTCGAGCATGTGCACGACGGCTGGGACATACGGGCCGGGCGGCAGATCATCATCTGGGGCAAGGCCGACGGCGTGCAGATCACGGACATCATCTGCCCGCCCGACAACACCGAGGCCCTGATCCGCGATCTGGATGAAATCCGCCGCCCCGTGGACGCCCTCAGATTCCGGCTGCTTCGGGGCTCGGTCGATGCGGAAGCCATCTGGATTCCGGTCTTCCGTCCCGCGAAACTGCCCGAGAGCGGTACCCCGTGGGCTGTGGAGCGCACACCCGGGCCGGTCCGGGTGGACATGGCCGATACGGATGAACCCGGCTCCGGCCTCGAAAACAGTGAAATCGCCCTCAAGATTTCGGCCTACCTGCCCGGCGTGGACGTAGCGGCATCGGTCTTCCACACCTGGGACGACTTTCCGGCCATGCACCGCGACCTGGTCCGGGACGGGGGAGAGACAAGACTTCGCGTGCGGCCCAGGCACCACCGCCTGACCGTGTACGGTCTGGAGTTTTCCCGGCCGTGGTCGGATTTCGTGTTCCGAGGCGAGGCGGCCTGGTATGCGGGACGCTATTTCGAACACGGCCGTCCGGAACAGGGGCCGCGGCCCAAGGACGCCCTGAAATGGCTCGGCGGCGTGGACTGGACGCCCGGAGACGACTGGACGGTCATCGCCCAGATATTCGGGCAGAGCATCGCCGGACACGGAGGGGAACTGGCCGCGCCGGAGCACGATGTCAGCGCCAGTCTGAACATCTCCAAAAGCATGCTGCGGCAGACCCTGACCCTGTCCAACATGCTCTACTTCCATTTCAACGAGGGCGATTTCCTGAACCGCGTGAAGGCCGACTACGAACTGCGCGACGGCCTGCACCTGCTGGCCGGGCTGGATTTCTTCGGCGGCGGGGACACGGGTTTCGGCGTCTACGAAGACAATTCGCAGGCGTGGATCAAGCTCAAGTACAATTTCTAGAAGCCATCCGGCCGCCCCGCCGGTTCGAGGAGAGAACCCATGCTGCCACTTACCCGGATCAACATGTTTTTCCGGCGTCTCGGACAGGCGGTGGTCCGCCTGCGCTGGCCGGTCATCATTCTGTTCGCCCTGCTGGCCGGAGTCTGCGCCGGTGGACTGCGGCTGGTGGAGGCGGAAACGGATCAGGACAGCTGGTTCATGGAGGACGACGAGCTGCTGGCCGCCAAAAAGCGCATGGAGAACATCTTCGGCAACGAGGATTTCTGCGCGGCCCTGCTCACGGCCGAAGACGTGTTCCGGCCGGAAATCCTGCGCGCCATCCGCAAGCTGGGGCGGGAACTGAAAGAAGGCGTTCCCTACGCCGAGGAAGTGGTCTCTCTGACAGATCTCGAATTCACCCAGGGAGTGGAAGGCGGCATCGAAATCACCCAGCTCGTTCCGGAGAACATTCCCGAGGACCGGGCTGCTCTGGAGGCCCTGCGAGCCAGGGC
Above is a window of Desulfomicrobium orale DSM 12838 DNA encoding:
- a CDS encoding DUF4198 domain-containing protein, which produces MKKTLLALTLTLFTAAAAQAHSLWINAFESHAHTPPHVMVSLGWGHALPMDDILNSPNGRVELDRFELIDPAQGKTVLLLPTAQEAKPSGTARDFDVFPGDLAAQKVAFKADSAPGVYQFSATTKPTFYTQYVDTKGKERMQLKPRDEVKDLDKTLMSVKFQAFAKSYTTVGKWTRPEPLGHGLEIIPRTDLSDLRAGDLVEVDVLFYGKPLTATAKSIEYITAHSAGFGQSDGFALFSYIMDGKAQFRVQNAGQWMISVNHKDDVTPDGPLKDLMGKADQVYHAASLTFTVK
- a CDS encoding class I SAM-dependent methyltransferase, with amino-acid sequence MSTSHTVSGRDYGRLFDMISAPIKTRLLQSGLDLGVFDRLKAWVTASEAAKHIGIHPKNAVPYLDALTCIGLLEKQDGRYRNAPEAESFLRADSPAFLGPLLAQVSAMCVAPLDDLTGLLRNGPQEEPQAFGDENLWPAFTRDGAGWVRAGVGEQMAAVLAALPEFPAMRKMLDLGGGHGLFAQAFVRAHPSMTAIVFDRAPVLAVAEEFIRENGMQDRVSVLAGDYLTGGVGSGYDLVWACSTLNFARHDLDALSAKIHAALNPGGLFVSFQDGLTHERTQPETLLPRLGVVLATGQDMYFDQGEIARSMLGAGFISVHSRTIATPMGELDLDIARKGWEIRK
- a CDS encoding outer membrane lipoprotein-sorting protein, coding for MKTALGMLGLGLLLLFHPTALPAQELSGREIMTLVYDRADGEDRTATITMTLVNRRGSQRVRTVQSFSKDYGPDRKSVMVFQEPADVRGTAYLAWDYEDAGREDDKWLYIPSIRKARRISGASRNEYFMGTDFTYDDMGRRAVDEDTHTLLGEETVLEHPCWKIESVPVNKDDLYTRKVLWVSQRAHLVMQGEYYDRDGLIKTYKALDVREQDGFWTLMRSEMDNVSREHKTVMESAEVRYDSGLEDSLFQVSTIERGRVR
- a CDS encoding DUF1302 family protein translates to MRAFILSSLLLFVLGSLPAGAEDRPWTDRLRLSGLAETIQSFRLSDTSDQVTSRLHARLELGADLDLAYVFVSADAEKNWKIPSETGTSIHEAWVEHVHDGWDIRAGRQIIIWGKADGVQITDIICPPDNTEALIRDLDEIRRPVDALRFRLLRGSVDAEAIWIPVFRPAKLPESGTPWAVERTPGPVRVDMADTDEPGSGLENSEIALKISAYLPGVDVAASVFHTWDDFPAMHRDLVRDGGETRLRVRPRHHRLTVYGLEFSRPWSDFVFRGEAAWYAGRYFEHGRPEQGPRPKDALKWLGGVDWTPGDDWTVIAQIFGQSIAGHGGELAAPEHDVSASLNISKSMLRQTLTLSNMLYFHFNEGDFLNRVKADYELRDGLHLLAGLDFFGGGDTGFGVYEDNSQAWIKLKYNF